Proteins encoded within one genomic window of Pirellulales bacterium:
- a CDS encoding NADH-quinone oxidoreductase subunit J, with translation MNPIQWTVAIATLLVALAMWLMLPRASAGFAGRAIGAVLGIVALGLFASLCVRIGGWPTQVLFWILAGVTLIAAGAAVTLRSPVYCAVWFALSLLGTAGLFLFQGAQFLAAATIIVYAGAILVTFLFVLMLAQSTGRAYYDRVCWEPLVSAVTGAVLVGILTMALVNIDFKSTPIPDDAALRQNILSLDHVAHLGQELFSRYLVAVEVAGTLLLAALVGTIAMVGHERPPTEEDRRREQKRQSPRESSGNGRGSRPHGADHKEPVHG, from the coding sequence TTGAACCCGATCCAATGGACCGTCGCGATTGCGACGCTGCTGGTTGCGCTGGCGATGTGGCTTATGCTGCCGCGGGCCAGCGCCGGATTCGCCGGCCGGGCCATCGGCGCGGTGCTCGGCATCGTCGCGCTCGGGCTGTTCGCCTCGCTCTGCGTGCGGATTGGCGGCTGGCCGACACAGGTGCTGTTTTGGATTCTCGCAGGCGTGACGCTTATCGCCGCCGGCGCCGCGGTGACGCTCCGCAGCCCCGTCTATTGCGCCGTCTGGTTCGCGCTCTCGCTGTTGGGCACGGCCGGGCTGTTTCTGTTTCAAGGCGCGCAGTTTCTCGCCGCCGCGACGATCATCGTCTACGCCGGGGCGATCCTGGTCACGTTTCTGTTCGTGCTCATGCTGGCTCAATCCACCGGCCGGGCTTATTACGACCGCGTCTGCTGGGAGCCGCTGGTTTCAGCCGTGACCGGCGCAGTGCTCGTCGGCATTCTGACGATGGCGCTGGTGAACATCGATTTCAAATCGACGCCAATCCCCGACGACGCGGCCCTGCGGCAAAACATCCTGTCGCTCGACCACGTCGCCCATCTTGGCCAAGAACTGTTCAGCCGTTATCTCGTGGCCGTCGAAGTCGCCGGAACATTGCTCTTGGCCGCCCTGGTGGGCACGATCGCCATGGTCGGCCACGAGCGGCCGCCCACCGAAGAAGACCGCCGCCGCGAGCAAAAGCGCCAAAGCCCGCGCGAATCGTCGGGCAATGGCCGCGGTTCCCGGCCGCACGGCGCCGACCACAAGGAGCCGGTCCATGGATGA
- the nuoK gene encoding NADH-quinone oxidoreductase subunit NuoK, with the protein MDEAALLYQSLLVGALLFGIGMIGFLSRRNMIVMFLAAEMMLQGVSVSLVAWGRYHDDWGGQIVVIFSLTVAACEAAIALALVLMLYHRNGKLDVDAWHDIRESNLPPFIDTELPEVRTPSPVWPHLVPSGIKPTTDEEDISHRHHV; encoded by the coding sequence ATGGATGAAGCGGCTTTGCTCTATCAATCGCTGCTCGTGGGAGCGCTGTTGTTCGGCATCGGCATGATCGGTTTCTTGAGCCGGCGGAACATGATCGTGATGTTCCTCGCCGCCGAGATGATGTTGCAAGGCGTGTCGGTGAGCCTCGTGGCCTGGGGCCGGTATCACGACGATTGGGGCGGCCAGATCGTGGTGATCTTTAGTCTCACCGTCGCCGCCTGCGAGGCAGCAATCGCCTTGGCTCTGGTGCTGATGCTCTACCATCGCAACGGCAAATTGGATGTCGACGCCTGGCACGACATCCGCGAGAGCAACCTGCCACCGTTTATCGACACGGAATTGCCCGAGGTGCGCACGCCGTCGCCGGTGTGGCCCCATTTGGTCCCCTCCGGCATCAAGCCCACGACCGACGAAGAAGACATTTCCCACCGCCACCATGTTTGA